ATTAATAAAAAGTCTATTCAAGAAGCTATAAGCTATAGAAAGCTAGATAGAGTTATAAATTAATAAGGATTTATATGAGAAGGTTGTTTTTAGATGCTTTTGGAGAAAAAAAGTTATCTGCTCCACCTGTTTGGATAATGAGACAAGCTGGGAGATACTTGCCAGAATATAGACAGGTTAGATCAAAATTTGAAGATTTTATGGATATGTGTCGTAATGCAGATGCTTGTTGTGAAGTGGCATTACAACCTCTTAGAAGATATGATCTTGATGCAGCAATAGTTTTTTCTGACATTTTGACTATACCTGAGGCATTGGGTCTTGATTTAAAATTTGTAAAAGGAGTTGGTCCTATCTTTAATGATGTAATAAAGTCAGAAGAAGATTTAAGAAACTTTGCATCACTAGATGAGGTAAACCATAAATTGTCGTATGTGTATAATGCTGTGAAAACAACAAAGAAAGCTATAAATGTACCACTGATTGGTTTTACAGGGAGTCCGTGGACTTTATCTGCATATATGGTTGAAGGTCAAGGGTCTAAGCAGTTTAATAAGCTTAGAAAGATGATGTATTCACAACCTCAATTAATGCATAAGCTATTATCTATACTATCTGAAACAATTGTTCTTTATTTGAAAGAACAAATAAGAGCCGGAGCTGATTCCCTAATGATATTTGATACATGGGGAGGAGTTCTTCCTGTGCAACAGTATAAAGAATTTTCTCTTAATTATATGAATAAAATAGCAAATGATGTAAAAAGTGAATTTCCTAATATTCCTATAGTTTTTTTCACTAAAGGTGGTGGTATGTTTTTAGAAGAATATGCTAATTCATTATGTGATGGTATAGGGATTGATTGGAATATAACATTGCCTGAAGCTAGAAATAAGGTGGGGAATAAGTTTGTTCTACAGGGTAATTTTGACCCAGCATTCTTATATGCTAGTGATAAGCAAATTCAAGATACTGTTAGGCATAATATGGACTTTATAAAGCAGGATGAAAAGAATAATTATATCGTTAACTTAGGTCATGGGATTTATCCTGATGTGGATCCAGAGAAAGTTAAGGTTATGGTTGATGCGATAAGGCAGAGCACTATTTAGAAAAAATATAAAAAGCCTTGTAAATGTAAAATATACTGTTATTATATTACACATAGACGCGGGGTGGAGCAGCTTGGTAGCTCGTCGGGCTCATAACCCGAAGGTCGTTGGTTCAAATCCAGCCCCCGCTACCAATATTAAGACTCATTAAGGGCCCTATAAGGGCCTTTTTGCTATCTGAAGGTATGATTTCATGCTTTTGTTAAGGAGGATTCTTAGAAAATGATTCTAGATAAGCTTTATGAAATAGTTGAGCCAGTTGTTGATGACCTTGGCTATATTCTATGGGGAATAGAAGTTGAGGGTAGTGGTAAAACTACTATTCGTATATTTATAGATCATGAAACAGGTGTTTCTGTTGATGATTGTCAAACTGTTAGTAAAGAAGTTAGTGCTATTTTTGATGTTGAAGATCCAGTTTCTGGAAGATATGTTTTAGAAGTATCTTCTCCTGGCATGAATCGTCAGATTTTTAATATAAATCAAGCAGAGGCTTTGATTGGGTTTAATGTAAAGGCAGTAACTTTAGAGCCTGTTAATTCGCAGACTAAATTTAAGGGTGAATTAACTAAGGTCGAAGGAAATAATGTTTTTTTGAAGCAAGAGGATGGCCAAGAGCTGGCTTTTGATTTTGATAATTTAAAGAAAATGAGAGTTTCTCCAGTATTTTAATTTTTAGAGAGGTTATTATGAGTAAAGAATTACTTTTAGTTTTAGAGACAGTAGCTAATGAAAAAGATATTTCAAAAGAGTTATTATTCCAAGCTATGGAAGAAGCATTAGCTGTTGTTACTAAAAAAGAACTTAATGACGATATGAATATAGAAGTTCATATAGATAGAAATACTGGAGAATATACTGCAGATAGAGTATGGCATATAGTTCCAGAAGATAGAGATTTAATAGATTATTCTAAAGAATTATATGAAGATGTTGCTAGAGAAAAAGGCTATGATGTTTCTGCAGGAGATGTGATAAGAGAGCCTGTTGAAGCTGCTGAATTTGGACGTATTGCAGCGACTACAGCAAAACAGATTTTGATGAAAAAAATTAAAAACTTTGAGCGTGAGAAAACAGCTAGGGTTTATAAAGAAAAAATTGGATCTATTGTATATGGAGAAGTTAAGAGAGCGACTTATGAGTTGCTTGTTATAGATCTTGGAAGTAATGCTGAAGGTATTTTATCTAAAAAGGATCTGATTCCTAGAGAAAGATTTAGGGTTGGAGATAAAATAAGAAGCTGTGTTGAAGGTATAGACTATGATGAAGATGGTCGTGCACAAACTATAGTTTTAAGTCGTTCTAGTAATACTATGCTGAAAGCTTTATTTGAATTGGAAATTCCTGAAGTTGAAGAAGAGCTTATTAATATAGTTAATGTTGTGCGTGAGCCAGGATTTAGAGCAAAAGTTACTGTTAAAAGTAATGATAGAAGAATAGATCCTTGCGGTGCTTGTGTTGGTGTTAGAGGTTCTAGGATTCATTCGATAATGAATGAGTTAAGTGGCGAGAAAGTTGATGTCATTCTTTGGGATGAAGATACTATTCAGTATGCTATCAACTCACTTTCGCCTGTAGATGCTGAAGATGTGATAGAAGTAAATGTTGATGAAGAAACGGCATCAATGGATATTGTAGTTAAGCAAGATAGTCTATCAAAAGCGATTGGTAAAAATGGAGTTAATGTTAGATTGGCTAGTGCTTTGATAGGTTGGAAAATTAACGTTCTTTCGGATTCTGAGCAAGAAGAAAAGCAACTTTCAATAGTGGAAAGATTTGTTGAGGTCCTAGATATTGATCATGACTTTGCTTTAGTGTTGATAGAGGAAGGAATAGAAACATTAGAAGATCTTGCCTATCTAGATAAAGAGGAGCTTTTAGAAATTGAAGGATTTGATGAAGATATAGTGAATGAGCTTCAAGAAAGAGCTAAAACAGCATTGCTTACAGAAGCTTTAGGGAATAAAAAACCTGCTCAAGATTTACTTGATATGGATGGGATGACAGAAGATTTAGCAAATTCTTTAGCTAAAAACAATATTTGCACTATGGAAGATTTGGCTGATTTATCAGTAGATGAGCTTTTAGATATTGTTGATCTTTCTGAAGAACAAGGTGCTGAACTTATAATGAAGGCAAGAGCTCCTTGGTTTGAGTAGGATAAAAGACAAAAATTAGAAAAGAGGATGATTGTTCATGGCAAATATTACAGTTGGTCAGCTAGCTAAACAAATTAAAAAGGATGAAGATGCCTTACTTAAGCAGCTTAGTTCTTTTGGTATAAATAAAAAAGGTAAGGATGACACTCTTACAGAGGATGAAATGAAGACTTTGTTGGAGAAAATAAATAGTTCCAAAGGAAATCTTACAAGAAAAAAGGTTACTAAGACAGTTAAGCTTGATGGTAATCATAAGATTAATGTTTCTGTTAAGAAAAAAAGAAGAGTTGCTAAGTTAAATATTGAAAAGTTAGATGCTGAAGAAAAAGAAAGAATAGGCGATCAACAGGAGAAAGAAGAAGTTCTAAAAGAGATTTCTCCAGAAGTGGTGGCTAAAGTTGAAAAAGAAGAAGCTTCAGAAGTTAGCAACGTTGATGCTTCTAAGAAAGAACAAGTGCCTGTTAAAGAAAAAAAGGTAGAGACTAGTGGTTTTAAAATAACCTCTATGCCAGAAAAAGCTAAGAATGTTGAAGAAACACAAGAAGAAGATGAAGATGCATCTTCTAAAAAGAAATCTGAAAAGAAAAAGTTCTCAGCAGATTCAGTTGTAAGTCCTACGAATACTAAATACAAAAGAGAAGAAGAAGAGGGTAGAAAGGCTAAGGGAGCAGCTGTTAAGAAGACATCTAAGTCATTTAAAAAAGCTTCGCCTAAGCAGCTATCACAGTTGGCTGGTGATTTTGATTCTTTTGATGAGTTTGGTAGTAAGAGAAATAAACATGCTCATATCAAGTCAAAAATTAAGAAGCAGGAGTTTACAAAGCCTGTAGAAAGTGAAGTTAAGAATATAGTGATTTATGAAGGCATAACAGTAAGTGACCTTGCTCAGAAAATGGCAGTTAAAGGTGCTGAAATAGTTAAGCTATTATTTAATATGGGTGTTATGGCTACTATAAACCAATCTTTAGATCAGGATACAGCTATTTTGATAGTAGAAGAATTGGGACATTCATATGCTTTACATAAAGCAGATGTATTGGAAGAAGCAGTAACTACTGTAGATAGAAGCTCTGATGAAAAGGTTTCTAGAGCTCCTGTTGTAACAATTATGGGCCATGTTGACCATGGTAAAACTTCTTTATTAGATTATATTCGTAAAGCTAGAGTTGTAGCGGGTGAGGCTGGTGGAATCACACAACACATAGGAGCTTACTCTGTAGAAACTCAGAAGGGTTCAATTACTTTCTTAGATACTCCAGGACATGAAGCTTTTACTGCTATGAGAGCTAGAGGAGCTAAGAGTACGGACATCGTTATTCTAGTTGTTGCGGCTGATGATGGTGTGATGCCTCAAACAGAGGAGGCTATTCAGCATGCTAAAGCCGCTGGAGTGCCTATAGTGGTAGCTGTTAATAAAATAGATAAACCAGAAGCTGATCCAGATAAAGTGGTTAGTGAGCTTGCTCAAAGGGATGTTATACCTGAATCTTGGGGTGGGGAAGTTATGTTTGTTAATGTCTCTGCTAAAACTGGAGAGGGTGTAAATGAGCTTCTTGATGCAGTATTGTTACAGTCTGAAGTTCTAGAGCTTGTAGCTTTTGGAGGCGGACATGCTGAAGGTACTGTAGTGGAGTCGCGCCTAGAAAAAGGCAGAGGCCCAGTTGCTACAGTTTTAGTGCAAAACGGGGTTCTTAAGCAAGGTGATATAGTCCTATGTGGTACTGAGTTTGGTCGTGTTAGAGCGATGAATGATGATCTTGGAAATAAGATAATGACAGCAGGTCCTTCAACACCAGTTGAGATTCTTGGTTTATCAGGAGTTCCTGCTGCAGGTGATGAGATGACAGTTATTAAGGATGAGAAGAAAGCAAAAGAAGTTGCTGCATTAAGAGCTCAGAAACAAAAAGAAGCTAAAATTGCTCAAGAACAATCGCTTAAACTTTCTAACATGTTTAATAATATGGGCAAAGAAGGAGAGCAACAAACTCTTAAAATCATACTTAAAGGTGATGTTCAAGGTTCTGTTGAGGCTATAAGAGATTCATTACTTAAGCTTTCTACTGATGAAGTAAAAGTTGATATTATTTCTAGTGGTATCGGTGGTATTACTTCATCTGAAGTAACTTTAGCTGTAGCTTCTACCGCTGTAATATTTGGTTTTAATGTCCGTGCTGATAGTGCTGCTAAGAAGTTGGCAGAGATAGATGGTGTTGAGCTGCGCTACTATAATATTATTTATGATTTGATAGATGATGTTAAGAAAGCAATGACAGGATTATTATCTCCTGAAATGAAAGAACAAATCATAGGTATTGCCGAAGTAAGAGAAGTTTATAGATCTTCTAAATTTGGTTCTATCGCTGGGTGTATGGTTATTGAAGGAGTTGTTAAGAGGAGTAATCCTATTAGGATACTTAGAGATCAAGTTGTTATTTATGAAGGTAGTTTAGAGTCTTTAAAAAGGTTTAAAGATGATGCCAGCGAAGTTAAAAAAGGTATGGAGTGCGGAATTGGTGTCAAAAACTATAATGATGTAAGAGCAGGTGATCAAATAGAAGTTTTTGAAGTTATTGAAGTAGCTAAGGAGCTGTAAATGGCAGCAGAAGGTAGAGTTCTAAGGGTTTCTAGTGAACTAAAAAAAACAATATCATTATTACTTCGTTCTAAAGTTAAGGATGCAAAACTTTCTTTAGTGTCTATTACTGAAGTTGAAATGTCTAAAGATCTATCTTTTGCAAAAGTTTATTATTCTTGCTTAATTGAAGAAGATATTCCTTATGTTGCAGAAGCTTTTAAAAAGTCTAAAGGTTTTTTTAGATCTTCAATTGCGAAGGATTTAAAACTTAGGATAGTTCCAGAATTGAAATTTATATATGATGATTCCATTGAGTATGGTATGAAAATGGAAGGAAAAATTCATGAAGCTTTGGAACAAGATGCTAAGTTTATAAAGCATGATAAAGAAGAAGTATCTGAAGACGAAAGTCATCAAAAAGAGAATAAAGTAGAAAAACTGAGATAGATTCCTATGAAGAAAATTCAAGTTATCAGAGGCTTTAATGATATTTTTCCTCAGGATAGCTATAAGTGGCAATGTCTAGAATCAATAATAAAAAGTGTTTTATCCTCTTATAATTATAAAGAAGTAAGATTGCCATTATTAGAGAAAAGTGAGCTTTTTCATAGAAGTGTTGGAGAAACATCAGATATAGTTTCTAAAGAGACTTATGATTTTCAAGATAGAAATGGAGAGAATCTTACCTTACGTCCAGAGGGTACTGCTGGATGTGTGAGAATGGTTGTTGAGAACAATCTTGCTTCAAGAGGCCAAACTCAGAAGATTTGGTATTTAGGTCCAATGTTTAGGTATGAAAGACCTCAAAAGGGTAGATATAGACAGTTCTATCAACTGGGTGTTGAAACTTATGGATATTCAGGACTGGGTATAGATTTGGAAATACTTTCAGTATGCTGGCAATTATTTAATAGACTCGGTATAACAGAGCATGTGGTGTTAGAAATAAATAATCTAGGTTCAGTTGAGAATAGGAAAAATTATACTCAGGCATTATTAGATTATTTAAAACCATATCATAATGATTTAGATGAGGATTCTGTTAAAAGATTAGATAATAATCCATTAAGAATATTAGATTCGAAAATTGAATCAACACAAAAGATTCTACAAAATGCCCCTAAACTTATAGATTTTATTGATGATGAAGTGAGAGAGGATTTTGAAAAGACTTGTGATTATTTAGAAAAACTAGGCATTAAATATAAAGTAAATAAAAACTTAGTTAGAGGCTTAGACTATTATTCCGGCTTAGTGTTTGAGTGGACAACAGATAAATTAGGGGCTCAAAGTGCTATTTGTGCAGGTGGTAGGTACGATAGTTTAATTGCAAATCTTGGTGGTGATGATAATTTTGCCATAGGTTTTGCTATAGGAATGGAAAGGTTGTTGATTCTTCTTGAGGAATTAAATTTATTACCAAATGAAAATAATGATTTAGATATATTCTTTATTTTAGAAGCACAGAGTGTTCAACAATCTATGCCTATAGTTGATTTAATACGTTTTAATACAAATTTTAAATGTGACTTGGATTTGAAACTAGGAAGCTTTAAGTCTCAATTTAAGAAAGCTGATAAGCAAAAAGCAAGATTAGCTGTAATTATTGGAGAAAAAGAGCTTGAGAATAATTCTGTAACAATTAAGTTTCTACAGGATGGAAGAGATCAGGTCGGTGTTGAGGTTCCATTATTGGAAGAATTTTTATATAAAGAATTAAATATATAGGTTAGTTTAAATATTTTTATAAAAAGTGAGATAAATGAAAATTCACAATATAAGAGGATATGCTTGGATTGTAGTAATATTAAGCTCTTTCTTACTTATTGATAAATATATAATGAATGTGTCACCAAGCTTAATAGCAAATGAGCTTATGACAAGTTTCTCGATAAATGCGACAGAAATGAGTGCTATGGTATCGCTGTTTCTATGGGCAGTTGTTTTTTGTCAATTTTTTGTGGCTGGACCTATTATAGATAAGTTAGGTTTTAGAAAGGTCAGCTTTGCATCTCTAATTCTTTCAGCCATGGGATTGTTATTGTTTGTTTTGGCTGCAGATATTCATAGTTTTGCTTTAGGTTGTATTTCTAGAATAATGATAGGAATAGGAGCCTCATTTGCAACTGTTGGATATATAAAGGCAGCCGCGGTTTGGTTTGAGCCTAGGAAATTTGCTTTTGTTTGTAGTTTCCTGATGACTGCAGCGATGACTGGTGCATTGATGGGTCAGGCTCCACTAGTTTATCTTATTGAGTTTACAGGTTCGTGGCATAAAGCATTAGTGAGTTACGCACTTTTTAGTATAGTCATAGCTTTGTTATATTTAGCTCTTGTTAGAGATTATAATCCACATGCTTCTTTTGCTGATGATTTAAGGAAAAAGACTAGTACTTTAGATGGTATAAAGAAGGTATTGTTAAATAGGAATAATTGGTTTCTAACTTTTTATACTGGTCTGACCTTTACAACTATAGATGTCTTTGGAGGTATTTGGGGTAACAATTATTTTCGAGAGCTTTATGATGTGAGCTCTAAAGAGGCTTCATATATCGTTTCTATGATGTTTCTTGGTTTAGCAATAGGCTCTCCTTTCGTTGGTAAGCTTTCAGAGAGATTTGATAATAGAGTCGGAATAATGTTGTCATTTCATGTGATAGCAACTATATCTCTAGCTATCGTTTTGCAGTTTAAATTAACTCCGACAATCTCGGCTGTCTTATTATTCATTTTTGGCTTTTGTTTAGGTGTTTATATGTTGGCTTTTGCTATAGGTAATCGTGTTAATCCTATAGTTGTTGCTGCAACAGTAGCTGCTCTTATTAATACGGGAGAGCCTCTTTTAGGAGCATTGTTTGATCCTCTTATTGGATTTTTCTTAGATTTTACATGGAATGGTCAATATATTGACATACATAATAATATTGTAAACTCAGCTATTGATGGAGCTCATCGATATTTTAATATACAAGCATATCATAATGCCTTTATTATTCTTATTATAAGTATGATAATAGCTTTATTCTTATTGTTCTTAGTTAAAGATAAAGAAGTAAAATAATATATGTCGCTTTTAGAAGTTTATGAAAAAAAGATAGAACAGTCTCATTTAAGATCTGATCCATTACAACTAGAAGCGATTAGAAGCTTAGATAGAATTACTAATCAGCTTAAAACAAAAAAAAGAAATAAATTTAATTTTTTTAGTAAAAGTTTGTATCCATCTATAATCGGCCTTTATATGTGGGGAGGTGTTGGTAGAGGTAAAACTTTTATCATGGATATATTTTTTGATAATGTTCCTATAATAAATAAAAGTAGATTACATTTTTCTCATTTTATGAAAAATATGCATTTCTTACTTAAGAAATATAGTGGTCAGAAAAATCCAATTTCAAAAGCTGCCTATGAAATAGCTAAGAAAAATCAATTAATATGTTTTGATGAATTCTTTGTTGAAGATATAGCTGATGCAATGATTCTTGGCAAGGTTTTTAAGGAACTGTTTGATCTAGGTGTTGTTTTGGTTGCTACTTCAAACATACATC
This region of Francisella frigiditurris genomic DNA includes:
- the hemE gene encoding uroporphyrinogen decarboxylase, with protein sequence MRRLFLDAFGEKKLSAPPVWIMRQAGRYLPEYRQVRSKFEDFMDMCRNADACCEVALQPLRRYDLDAAIVFSDILTIPEALGLDLKFVKGVGPIFNDVIKSEEDLRNFASLDEVNHKLSYVYNAVKTTKKAINVPLIGFTGSPWTLSAYMVEGQGSKQFNKLRKMMYSQPQLMHKLLSILSETIVLYLKEQIRAGADSLMIFDTWGGVLPVQQYKEFSLNYMNKIANDVKSEFPNIPIVFFTKGGGMFLEEYANSLCDGIGIDWNITLPEARNKVGNKFVLQGNFDPAFLYASDKQIQDTVRHNMDFIKQDEKNNYIVNLGHGIYPDVDPEKVKVMVDAIRQSTI
- the rimP gene encoding ribosome maturation factor RimP; translation: MILDKLYEIVEPVVDDLGYILWGIEVEGSGKTTIRIFIDHETGVSVDDCQTVSKEVSAIFDVEDPVSGRYVLEVSSPGMNRQIFNINQAEALIGFNVKAVTLEPVNSQTKFKGELTKVEGNNVFLKQEDGQELAFDFDNLKKMRVSPVF
- the nusA gene encoding transcription termination factor NusA; amino-acid sequence: MSKELLLVLETVANEKDISKELLFQAMEEALAVVTKKELNDDMNIEVHIDRNTGEYTADRVWHIVPEDRDLIDYSKELYEDVAREKGYDVSAGDVIREPVEAAEFGRIAATTAKQILMKKIKNFEREKTARVYKEKIGSIVYGEVKRATYELLVIDLGSNAEGILSKKDLIPRERFRVGDKIRSCVEGIDYDEDGRAQTIVLSRSSNTMLKALFELEIPEVEEELINIVNVVREPGFRAKVTVKSNDRRIDPCGACVGVRGSRIHSIMNELSGEKVDVILWDEDTIQYAINSLSPVDAEDVIEVNVDEETASMDIVVKQDSLSKAIGKNGVNVRLASALIGWKINVLSDSEQEEKQLSIVERFVEVLDIDHDFALVLIEEGIETLEDLAYLDKEELLEIEGFDEDIVNELQERAKTALLTEALGNKKPAQDLLDMDGMTEDLANSLAKNNICTMEDLADLSVDELLDIVDLSEEQGAELIMKARAPWFE
- the infB gene encoding translation initiation factor IF-2 — its product is MANITVGQLAKQIKKDEDALLKQLSSFGINKKGKDDTLTEDEMKTLLEKINSSKGNLTRKKVTKTVKLDGNHKINVSVKKKRRVAKLNIEKLDAEEKERIGDQQEKEEVLKEISPEVVAKVEKEEASEVSNVDASKKEQVPVKEKKVETSGFKITSMPEKAKNVEETQEEDEDASSKKKSEKKKFSADSVVSPTNTKYKREEEEGRKAKGAAVKKTSKSFKKASPKQLSQLAGDFDSFDEFGSKRNKHAHIKSKIKKQEFTKPVESEVKNIVIYEGITVSDLAQKMAVKGAEIVKLLFNMGVMATINQSLDQDTAILIVEELGHSYALHKADVLEEAVTTVDRSSDEKVSRAPVVTIMGHVDHGKTSLLDYIRKARVVAGEAGGITQHIGAYSVETQKGSITFLDTPGHEAFTAMRARGAKSTDIVILVVAADDGVMPQTEEAIQHAKAAGVPIVVAVNKIDKPEADPDKVVSELAQRDVIPESWGGEVMFVNVSAKTGEGVNELLDAVLLQSEVLELVAFGGGHAEGTVVESRLEKGRGPVATVLVQNGVLKQGDIVLCGTEFGRVRAMNDDLGNKIMTAGPSTPVEILGLSGVPAAGDEMTVIKDEKKAKEVAALRAQKQKEAKIAQEQSLKLSNMFNNMGKEGEQQTLKIILKGDVQGSVEAIRDSLLKLSTDEVKVDIISSGIGGITSSEVTLAVASTAVIFGFNVRADSAAKKLAEIDGVELRYYNIIYDLIDDVKKAMTGLLSPEMKEQIIGIAEVREVYRSSKFGSIAGCMVIEGVVKRSNPIRILRDQVVIYEGSLESLKRFKDDASEVKKGMECGIGVKNYNDVRAGDQIEVFEVIEVAKEL
- the rbfA gene encoding 30S ribosome-binding factor RbfA, translated to MAAEGRVLRVSSELKKTISLLLRSKVKDAKLSLVSITEVEMSKDLSFAKVYYSCLIEEDIPYVAEAFKKSKGFFRSSIAKDLKLRIVPELKFIYDDSIEYGMKMEGKIHEALEQDAKFIKHDKEEVSEDESHQKENKVEKLR
- the hisS gene encoding histidine--tRNA ligase; the protein is MKKIQVIRGFNDIFPQDSYKWQCLESIIKSVLSSYNYKEVRLPLLEKSELFHRSVGETSDIVSKETYDFQDRNGENLTLRPEGTAGCVRMVVENNLASRGQTQKIWYLGPMFRYERPQKGRYRQFYQLGVETYGYSGLGIDLEILSVCWQLFNRLGITEHVVLEINNLGSVENRKNYTQALLDYLKPYHNDLDEDSVKRLDNNPLRILDSKIESTQKILQNAPKLIDFIDDEVREDFEKTCDYLEKLGIKYKVNKNLVRGLDYYSGLVFEWTTDKLGAQSAICAGGRYDSLIANLGGDDNFAIGFAIGMERLLILLEELNLLPNENNDLDIFFILEAQSVQQSMPIVDLIRFNTNFKCDLDLKLGSFKSQFKKADKQKARLAVIIGEKELENNSVTIKFLQDGRDQVGVEVPLLEEFLYKELNI
- a CDS encoding MFS transporter, whose product is MKIHNIRGYAWIVVILSSFLLIDKYIMNVSPSLIANELMTSFSINATEMSAMVSLFLWAVVFCQFFVAGPIIDKLGFRKVSFASLILSAMGLLLFVLAADIHSFALGCISRIMIGIGASFATVGYIKAAAVWFEPRKFAFVCSFLMTAAMTGALMGQAPLVYLIEFTGSWHKALVSYALFSIVIALLYLALVRDYNPHASFADDLRKKTSTLDGIKKVLLNRNNWFLTFYTGLTFTTIDVFGGIWGNNYFRELYDVSSKEASYIVSMMFLGLAIGSPFVGKLSERFDNRVGIMLSFHVIATISLAIVLQFKLTPTISAVLLFIFGFCLGVYMLAFAIGNRVNPIVVAATVAALINTGEPLLGALFDPLIGFFLDFTWNGQYIDIHNNIVNSAIDGAHRYFNIQAYHNAFIILIISMIIALFLLFLVKDKEVK